A single genomic interval of Gemmatimonadaceae bacterium harbors:
- the flgL gene encoding flagellar hook-associated protein FlgL — MRVTNQLITRNSQNRLQTNLQSIDRLNEDISSGIRLRKMSDDPTSAGQVVRISSSMRALTQFQRNVDLGLSRASAEELVLNQLTDGLGRAIELGVAQASGTANAQTRLLVKTEVDQLINYAVGLGNTRLGDDYLFGGTRSGEQPFRLPPTPADGFSALTVGVTPVNPSGATSLEINDGVFMTPSHNGTEVFLSTDALEALRALSTALGNNDVPGIQAATDRITAASSQVQNVLGAQGARINELENARTNLNGMEFNLKAFRADLRDTEVDKAIAELVGKQTLYQAAMSATSRILGLSLANYL; from the coding sequence ATGCGCGTCACGAATCAGCTCATCACACGGAACAGTCAGAATCGATTGCAGACCAACCTGCAATCGATCGATCGACTCAACGAAGACATCTCTTCGGGCATCCGCTTGCGGAAGATGTCCGACGATCCGACGTCGGCGGGACAAGTGGTGCGCATTTCCAGTTCCATGCGCGCGCTCACGCAGTTTCAGCGCAACGTCGATCTCGGGCTGTCGCGCGCGTCGGCGGAAGAATTGGTACTCAACCAACTCACTGACGGACTCGGTCGCGCCATCGAGCTTGGTGTGGCGCAGGCATCCGGCACCGCCAACGCGCAAACGCGACTGCTGGTGAAAACCGAAGTCGATCAGCTCATCAACTATGCCGTCGGACTCGGCAACACGCGTCTTGGTGACGACTATCTGTTCGGTGGCACGCGATCCGGAGAGCAGCCGTTTCGGCTACCGCCTACACCGGCGGACGGATTCTCCGCGCTGACGGTTGGTGTGACGCCGGTCAATCCCAGCGGTGCGACGAGTCTGGAAATCAACGACGGTGTATTCATGACGCCGTCGCACAATGGCACCGAAGTCTTTCTCAGCACCGATGCCCTGGAAGCGCTGCGCGCGCTCTCCACGGCGCTGGGCAACAATGATGTTCCCGGCATTCAGGCGGCGACCGATCGGATCACCGCGGCCAGCAGTCAGGTGCAAAACGTGCTGGGCGCCCAGGGCGCCCGCATCAACGAGCTGGAAAACGCCCGCACGAATCTGAACGGAATGGAGTTCAATCTGAAAGCATTCCGCGCCGATCTGCGAGACACGGAAGTCGACAAGGCGATTGCGGAGTTGGTTGGCAAGCAAACGTTGTACCAGGCAGCGATGAGCGCGACGTCGCGCATACTTGGCCTGAGCCTCGCAAATTACCTTTGA
- a CDS encoding sigma-54-dependent Fis family transcriptional regulator, translating into MATILYVDDEPSVGLILEDTLIQGGHSPVGARGVPEALQILERGGIDLIISDYRMPGLTGLEFLQLLTREGYDVPLIMLTGYASIEHAVASIKAGAIDYITKPVRPQQLELAVDQALEFVRLRRENESLRKEVMQFRNEKQIIGDSPAIRRILQTVSMAAPTRATVLLQGESGTGKELFARAIHDQSDRRDRPFIKLNCAALPEGLVESALFGHEKGAFTGAIKRVEGAFERANRGTLLLDEISEMRLDLQAKLLRVLQEQEFERVGGTSSIKVDVRIVATTNRDLASEADNGHFRQDLYYRLSTIPVVIPPLRDRVEDIPVLALRFAMRNAAEMGKKIEGIAPDALDALQKYPWPGNIRELQHVIERAVILTPDPMIQQHCLEGTRFGLAHSLGSPNMRPRSIATPGSMPALSNGGANGSINLSSLNVAEAERVLIQHALTASGNNRTKAADLLGISVRTLRNKLNGPGRETEGDGEDE; encoded by the coding sequence ATGGCCACCATCCTGTACGTCGACGACGAACCCAGCGTCGGCCTGATTCTTGAGGACACCCTGATTCAGGGTGGTCATTCGCCAGTAGGCGCCCGTGGCGTGCCCGAGGCGTTGCAGATTCTGGAACGCGGCGGCATCGACCTGATCATCTCCGATTACCGGATGCCGGGTTTGACCGGGCTGGAGTTCCTCCAACTGCTCACCCGCGAGGGGTACGATGTCCCGCTGATCATGCTGACCGGGTATGCCAGCATCGAGCATGCGGTGGCCTCGATCAAAGCCGGCGCGATTGACTACATCACCAAGCCGGTCCGCCCGCAGCAGTTGGAGCTGGCGGTCGATCAGGCCCTGGAGTTCGTGCGACTGCGTCGGGAGAACGAGTCACTTCGCAAGGAGGTGATGCAGTTCCGCAATGAGAAGCAGATCATTGGTGACTCGCCGGCCATTCGGCGCATTCTCCAGACCGTATCCATGGCCGCGCCCACACGCGCCACGGTCCTGCTGCAGGGCGAGTCGGGCACCGGTAAGGAGCTGTTCGCGCGGGCCATTCACGACCAGAGCGATCGACGCGACCGTCCCTTCATCAAACTCAATTGCGCGGCGCTCCCGGAAGGACTGGTGGAATCGGCGCTGTTTGGTCACGAAAAGGGCGCGTTTACCGGGGCCATCAAGCGGGTGGAAGGCGCCTTCGAGCGAGCCAACCGCGGCACGCTGTTGCTGGACGAAATCTCCGAGATGCGGCTTGATCTGCAGGCCAAGCTGTTGCGCGTGCTGCAGGAGCAGGAATTCGAGCGCGTGGGTGGCACGTCGTCCATCAAGGTGGACGTGCGCATTGTGGCCACCACCAATCGCGACCTGGCGTCCGAGGCCGATAACGGGCACTTCCGTCAGGATCTCTACTATAGACTGTCCACCATTCCGGTGGTGATTCCGCCGCTGCGTGATCGGGTGGAAGACATTCCGGTGCTGGCGCTGCGATTCGCCATGCGCAACGCCGCGGAAATGGGCAAGAAAATCGAGGGGATTGCCCCCGACGCGCTGGACGCCCTGCAGAAGTACCCGTGGCCAGGCAACATCCGCGAGTTGCAGCATGTCATTGAACGCGCCGTGATTCTCACGCCCGATCCGATGATCCAGCAGCATTGCCTGGAAGGGACGCGGTTTGGCCTGGCGCATTCGCTGGGATCGCCAAACATGCGGCCCCGTTCGATTGCCACCCCGGGCAGCATGCCGGCGCTGTCAAACGGTGGCGCCAACGGCTCCATCAACCTGTCGTCGCTGAACGTGGCGGAGGCGGAGCGGGTGCTCATTCAGCACGCGCTGACGGCGTCAGGGAACAACCGCACCAAGGCGGCCGACCTGTTGGGCATCAGCGTTCGGACGCTGCGAAATAAGCTGAATGGGCCGGGGCGGGAGACGGAGGGGGACGGCGAGGATGAATAG
- the flgC gene encoding flagellar basal body rod protein FlgC — MPIDPMRRPGLLPIPSQSSVRPMFKTLGIAGSGLAAQRQRMETIAQNIANADVTRGADGQPFKRRDVVMEAATPQNAVYGEQGNGFGGAAGAAGVFGSNPYAVPAPSTDGAKSIEVPVLQYRTESAGPGPGPIGGEYGVRIAGIAEDQGEGRLVYEPGHPDADANGYVRYPDIDTTQETVRLLDAKRLFEANAAVFQVAKSILRASLDI, encoded by the coding sequence ATGCCCATCGATCCGATGCGGCGTCCGGGGCTCCTGCCCATTCCGTCGCAATCCTCCGTGCGCCCGATGTTCAAGACGCTGGGGATTGCCGGCAGCGGATTGGCCGCGCAGCGCCAGCGCATGGAAACCATCGCGCAGAACATCGCCAACGCCGACGTCACGCGTGGTGCCGACGGCCAGCCGTTCAAGCGTCGCGACGTGGTCATGGAAGCGGCCACCCCGCAGAACGCGGTGTACGGCGAACAAGGCAATGGGTTTGGTGGTGCGGCCGGCGCTGCCGGTGTGTTCGGCTCGAATCCGTATGCCGTTCCGGCGCCAAGCACCGACGGTGCCAAGTCTATTGAAGTGCCGGTGCTGCAGTATCGCACCGAAAGCGCGGGACCTGGCCCCGGACCAATCGGTGGCGAGTACGGCGTGCGCATCGCCGGCATCGCCGAAGACCAGGGTGAAGGTCGCCTGGTATACGAGCCGGGTCACCCCGATGCCGACGCCAACGGCTACGTGCGCTATCCCGACATCGATACCACACAGGAAACGGTGCGGCTGCTGGACGCGAAGCGCCTGTTCGAAGCCAACGCGGCCGTGTTCCAGGTGGCCAAGTCGATCCTCCGCGCTTCACTCGATATCTGA
- the fliE gene encoding flagellar hook-basal body complex protein FliE codes for MQTRIDQLTRSLPDLIGRDTGAKPVPVIADGEGSFGNTLTRAINEVSDARDKSGDLTQRFAAGENVELHQVMAASEEAGLALDLLIEMRNKVVEAYRSVISMQS; via the coding sequence ATGCAGACGCGTATCGATCAACTCACTCGCTCGCTTCCCGATCTCATTGGTCGCGACACCGGCGCCAAGCCGGTGCCGGTCATTGCCGACGGCGAAGGCTCGTTTGGCAACACGCTCACGCGCGCCATCAATGAAGTGTCCGATGCGCGCGACAAAAGCGGCGATCTCACGCAGCGCTTTGCCGCCGGAGAGAACGTCGAGCTCCACCAGGTGATGGCCGCCAGTGAAGAAGCCGGTCTCGCGCTCGATCTCCTGATCGAAATGCGCAACAAGGTGGTCGAGGCCTATCGGTCCGTGATTTCCATGCAGTCCTGA
- the fliF gene encoding flagellar M-ring protein FliF yields the protein MASFADSLFGRMSGGRQVAIIAVGVIVTGAVFGVSRWATQPTMVPLYADMPVGQVKKVTDKLTELGIAHELDVTGTTVLVASTDMVKARVDMAAEAMPGEGRPGLELFDKPSWGMTDFTQKINYRRALEGELERTIGKMKNIEAVQVHLALEDDKLFKESERPSKASVTLTMAGGEAPRAETVQGIASLVASSVGGLDPEHVTIVDSRGQALTLQDEGSMAGLTSRQLAVQREVESHMEQKADRLLSSLVGSGNARVQVSASINFDKVERTTQAVDPDKQALATEQKSEVTPSSPQQGAGYTQTATSYENTRSTENFSGAIGNLKKLTVAVLIADKVTRAPGADTSAKAAAIPPTITARTPDELTRIETLMRSALGVDSARGDVISVVSAPFDIPAPLVVRQDSVVAPDMMARLQTNPKPVVAVAALVVLLVMAVLMLGALKPKKGVPQQAADPRSLPSRAGYPELPASSQMQSALQASREMEQMQAEERRQVILPPTTTNAEREQAMATVDQRPDAAMRVTRGWLRT from the coding sequence ATGGCTTCGTTCGCAGATTCTCTCTTTGGTCGCATGAGCGGTGGTCGCCAGGTGGCGATCATCGCCGTTGGCGTGATTGTCACCGGCGCCGTGTTCGGCGTCTCGCGCTGGGCCACGCAACCCACGATGGTGCCGCTCTACGCGGACATGCCGGTTGGTCAGGTGAAGAAAGTCACCGACAAGCTGACTGAACTGGGCATCGCGCACGAGCTCGATGTCACCGGCACCACGGTGCTGGTGGCCAGTACCGATATGGTGAAGGCGCGCGTGGACATGGCGGCCGAGGCGATGCCCGGTGAGGGCCGTCCGGGACTCGAGCTGTTCGACAAACCGTCGTGGGGCATGACGGACTTCACGCAGAAGATCAACTATCGTCGCGCGCTGGAAGGAGAACTGGAGCGCACGATCGGCAAGATGAAGAACATCGAGGCCGTGCAGGTGCATCTGGCACTCGAAGACGACAAGCTGTTCAAGGAGAGCGAGCGCCCGTCGAAAGCCTCGGTGACGCTCACCATGGCCGGCGGCGAGGCGCCGCGCGCCGAAACCGTTCAGGGCATTGCCAGCCTCGTGGCCAGCAGTGTTGGTGGTCTCGATCCGGAGCACGTGACGATTGTCGACTCGCGCGGACAGGCGCTGACGTTGCAGGACGAAGGCTCGATGGCCGGGCTGACCAGCCGTCAGTTGGCCGTGCAGCGCGAAGTGGAATCGCACATGGAGCAGAAGGCCGACCGCTTGCTGTCGAGCCTCGTGGGCTCCGGCAATGCGCGCGTACAAGTATCGGCGTCCATCAACTTCGATAAAGTGGAGCGCACGACGCAGGCCGTCGATCCCGACAAGCAGGCACTGGCCACCGAACAGAAGTCGGAAGTGACGCCCAGTTCGCCGCAGCAGGGCGCGGGGTACACGCAAACCGCCACGTCGTACGAAAACACCCGCAGCACCGAGAATTTCAGCGGGGCCATTGGCAATTTGAAGAAGCTGACCGTGGCCGTGCTCATTGCCGACAAGGTCACGCGGGCACCCGGCGCGGATACCAGCGCCAAGGCGGCGGCCATTCCGCCCACGATCACCGCCCGCACACCGGACGAACTCACACGTATTGAAACACTCATGCGCAGCGCGCTGGGTGTCGACTCGGCGCGCGGTGACGTCATCTCGGTGGTCAGTGCGCCATTCGACATTCCCGCACCCCTGGTCGTGCGACAGGACTCGGTGGTGGCGCCGGACATGATGGCGCGACTGCAGACTAATCCCAAACCCGTGGTGGCGGTGGCCGCATTGGTCGTGCTGCTCGTCATGGCCGTCCTGATGCTCGGCGCGCTCAAACCCAAGAAGGGCGTGCCTCAGCAGGCCGCCGATCCGCGCAGCTTGCCATCGCGCGCCGGCTATCCGGAACTGCCCGCGTCATCGCAGATGCAGTCGGCTTTGCAGGCGTCGCGCGAGATGGAACAGATGCAGGCCGAGGAACGTCGTCAGGTCATTCTGCCGCCGACGACGACCAACGCCGAACGCGAGCAAGCGATGGCCACGGTGGATCAACGTCCTGACGCGGCCATGCGCGTCACACGTGGCTGGCTTCGCACCTGA
- the fliG gene encoding flagellar motor switch protein FliG produces the protein MSTALARSSADRYAPDRLTGRQKVAIVCMALGTEHAAKLTTGLNPDEVEIVAMEVAQLDHVPPSTVDAVLAEWLELTLGIDSLSTGGMEFAKEVLEAAFGEARAGQILTRIQTQLADSDRFGRLRHADPQQLGNTLRGEHPQTIALVLAHLDPGHVAAILKEVDPALSGDVMFRIAKMDKVSPEMVTLVERAIGTEADMTFSQTMSQVGGPAAVAAVLNLLSASLEKEVLDQLSERDQQLSDQIKNLMFVFEDLLALDDKSLQRLLREVDVKQLALALKATSAELKSKIMGTMSQRAVAGLKEEIEFLGPVKMRDVEAAQSDIVSKVRALEETGEIVMSSGTDDVIV, from the coding sequence ATGTCCACCGCACTCGCCAGAAGCAGCGCCGACCGATACGCCCCTGACCGCCTCACCGGCCGTCAGAAAGTGGCGATCGTGTGCATGGCGCTCGGCACCGAACACGCCGCGAAACTCACCACCGGGCTCAATCCGGACGAGGTCGAGATCGTGGCGATGGAAGTCGCGCAACTTGATCATGTGCCGCCCAGCACCGTGGATGCCGTCCTCGCGGAATGGCTCGAGCTCACGCTTGGGATCGACTCGCTGAGCACCGGCGGCATGGAGTTCGCCAAGGAAGTGCTGGAAGCCGCGTTTGGTGAAGCGCGCGCCGGCCAGATTCTGACCCGTATTCAGACACAGCTGGCCGACAGCGATCGCTTTGGCCGGTTGCGTCATGCCGATCCGCAGCAACTCGGCAACACGTTGCGCGGTGAACATCCGCAAACCATCGCGCTGGTCCTGGCGCACCTGGACCCGGGGCATGTGGCCGCCATCCTGAAGGAAGTCGATCCCGCCTTGAGCGGTGACGTGATGTTCCGGATTGCCAAGATGGACAAGGTCTCGCCCGAGATGGTGACACTGGTGGAACGCGCCATCGGCACCGAAGCCGACATGACGTTCTCGCAGACCATGAGCCAGGTGGGTGGTCCGGCGGCGGTCGCGGCCGTGCTCAACCTACTCAGCGCGTCGCTCGAAAAGGAAGTGCTCGATCAACTGTCGGAGCGCGATCAACAGCTCAGCGACCAGATCAAGAATCTCATGTTCGTGTTCGAGGACCTGCTGGCGCTCGACGACAAGTCGCTGCAGCGGCTGCTGCGCGAAGTGGACGTCAAGCAGTTGGCGCTCGCCCTCAAGGCCACCAGCGCCGAACTCAAGAGCAAGATCATGGGCACCATGTCGCAACGCGCGGTGGCCGGCCTCAAGGAAGAGATCGAGTTCCTCGGCCCGGTCAAGATGCGCGATGTCGAGGCCGCGCAGTCGGACATCGTCTCCAAGGTGCGCGCGCTCGAAGAGACCGGCGAGATCGTGATGAGCAGCGGAACCGACGATGTCATCGTCTGA
- a CDS encoding FliI/YscN family ATPase has protein sequence MLERLDPNDRFATYGRVTRVVGLVLEATGLEVGLGSLCRITSHSRDRSVLAEVVGFHERGVLLMPLGELDGLHPGSSVQPLGRTFGVDVGPGLLGRVLNGLGHPIDGKGKVDVIERVPLAAEPPNPLERQTIDRPLETGVRAIDGLLTVGRGQRIGIFSGSGVGKSTMLGMIARHAQADVNVIALLGERGREVRDFIENSLGPEGLARSVVIVATGDQAALVRARGALVATAIAEYFRDQGKQVLLMVDSVTRVAMAWREIGLATGEPPTTKGYPPSVFAALPRLLERAGNAAKGGITGIYTVLVDGDDFNEPVADAARSILDGHIVLTRRLAAQNHFPAIDVLESKSRVRDHIVNDVQRRAGSALLRLEAAYREKEDLIMVGAYQKGSDAYVDAAIQYRERALQFLQQRPDEISHYGDTYAALAKIAEAIELAVVRR, from the coding sequence ATGCTCGAGCGCCTCGATCCGAACGATCGTTTTGCGACGTATGGCCGGGTGACGCGCGTTGTTGGACTCGTGCTCGAAGCCACCGGCCTCGAGGTCGGTCTGGGCTCGCTCTGTCGCATTACCAGTCATTCGCGTGATCGCTCGGTGTTGGCTGAAGTCGTCGGCTTTCACGAGCGCGGTGTGCTGCTCATGCCGCTGGGGGAACTGGATGGGCTGCATCCGGGCAGCTCCGTCCAACCTCTGGGCCGTACCTTTGGTGTCGATGTGGGGCCGGGACTGTTGGGTCGCGTGCTGAATGGCCTGGGCCATCCCATCGATGGGAAGGGCAAGGTGGATGTCATCGAGCGTGTGCCGTTGGCCGCCGAGCCACCCAACCCGCTTGAACGTCAAACAATCGACCGACCGCTCGAAACGGGTGTGCGCGCCATTGATGGACTGCTCACCGTGGGACGCGGCCAGCGCATCGGCATCTTCTCCGGTTCGGGCGTGGGCAAGAGCACGATGCTTGGCATGATTGCGCGGCATGCGCAGGCCGATGTCAATGTCATTGCCCTGCTCGGCGAACGCGGTCGTGAAGTGCGCGACTTCATCGAGAACTCGCTCGGTCCGGAAGGGCTCGCCCGTTCGGTAGTCATTGTCGCCACTGGCGATCAGGCCGCGCTGGTGCGCGCCCGTGGCGCGTTGGTGGCCACCGCGATTGCCGAATACTTCCGTGACCAGGGCAAGCAGGTATTGCTGATGGTCGACTCGGTCACGCGGGTGGCAATGGCGTGGCGCGAAATCGGCCTGGCCACCGGCGAACCGCCCACTACGAAAGGGTATCCGCCGTCGGTGTTCGCGGCCCTGCCGCGTTTGCTGGAACGCGCGGGCAACGCCGCCAAGGGCGGCATCACCGGCATCTACACCGTGCTGGTGGACGGTGACGATTTCAACGAACCCGTGGCCGATGCCGCGCGATCGATTCTCGACGGCCACATCGTACTCACGCGACGCCTTGCGGCCCAGAATCATTTCCCGGCCATCGATGTGCTCGAATCGAAGAGCCGGGTGCGCGATCATATCGTGAACGACGTGCAGCGCCGCGCAGGCAGTGCGTTGCTGCGACTGGAGGCAGCCTACCGGGAGAAGGAAGACCTCATCATGGTGGGCGCGTATCAGAAGGGCAGCGATGCCTATGTGGATGCGGCCATTCAGTATCGTGAGCGCGCACTGCAGTTCCTGCAGCAGCGCCCCGACGAAATCTCGCATTACGGTGACACCTACGCGGCGCTGGCGAAGATCGCGGAAGCGATCGAGTTGGCGGTGGTGCGCCGCTGA
- the fliJ gene encoding flagellar export protein FliJ codes for MFNFRLQRILELREKAEQAKARELASAQDLAESARRERDALAALHATSRAEVDAAHRTEPRIGHLQQLGLVLQSLDQRLESAGETVRAADEVVDSAQKLLDAASRDRRVLDRLKVRHTDQWRVEEAHKDRLGMDEIALSRFSRNAEARTKDDSATRSRSDDEQRESTRNDGSTL; via the coding sequence ATGTTCAACTTCCGTCTGCAGCGCATTCTCGAGCTGCGCGAGAAGGCCGAACAGGCCAAGGCGCGCGAACTCGCCTCGGCGCAGGACCTGGCCGAATCGGCACGCCGTGAGCGCGACGCGCTTGCCGCGTTGCATGCGACCTCGCGCGCCGAAGTGGATGCGGCCCATCGCACGGAGCCGCGCATTGGTCATCTGCAGCAGCTGGGATTGGTGCTGCAGTCACTGGACCAACGGCTGGAATCGGCCGGCGAGACGGTGCGGGCCGCTGATGAGGTAGTGGACAGCGCACAGAAGTTGCTCGATGCCGCCTCGCGGGATCGGCGCGTGCTCGATCGCCTGAAGGTCCGACACACCGATCAATGGCGCGTAGAAGAGGCGCACAAGGATCGCCTGGGCATGGACGAGATCGCCCTGTCGCGATTCTCGCGCAATGCGGAAGCGCGCACCAAAGATGATTCAGCAACACGATCCCGCTCCGACGACGAGCAGCGGGAATCCACCCGGAACGACGGCTCCACCCTATGA
- a CDS encoding M15 family metallopeptidase, protein MNVNTVFTSRPAPRPEPPARPDAASRPDAGDDERDGREPRVPARAEFSALLAMIAGAGSKVRADLLKQVPADGASLLDKLLDGSALDADATGDGGLTAELGGSSSLTSLLSSSQNAADALRYGILKDAGTADAADLDVLKAALNGTSGRSAARAGDEHAHLNEVIGRIVARRGASVDQLKARGDNEAAEVRAALDALLAQAGTPAGLHLAAGADNAALAAAATALASAKSASAADVTTPVREIDALAPELRQKLARVIERMKNEYGHDVDVVETARSQERQDFLYEQGRTRPGAVVTWTRDSAHTRGDAVDVMVDGKWNNADGFARLQRIAREEGLRTLGVRDPGHLEIASRMNEGSAVGSVTRRETTATPLVATAAMHSGVARVAGMAGVAGIARVAGAGSAGGLDRSMSANSELSAAAATIAGATGPASDRGQGNAFGRGERDTDGRPLNDGRKLGDTRRESLGAAEPSAFGALQTNTVVTASAPADASAPAVATDSASRVADLQQLRDNAPAGSVSRMTLNIDTADGGQDRITVDLRGTSVGTQISTDVESAERLRMRTAELQDALGRHGLDSDSVRISSAARSESNAAARVVGSEQEGLRLTSAQHGAASDGAANQGQRERAATAREWDRPETSKQSRDEQRESARQGAGQRGQRGTPNGSAS, encoded by the coding sequence ATGAACGTCAACACCGTGTTCACGTCGCGCCCCGCGCCACGTCCCGAGCCACCGGCACGCCCGGACGCCGCATCACGCCCGGACGCGGGTGATGATGAACGCGACGGGCGCGAACCGCGCGTTCCGGCGCGCGCGGAATTCTCCGCGTTGCTGGCCATGATTGCCGGCGCTGGATCCAAGGTGCGCGCCGATCTGTTGAAGCAGGTGCCCGCCGACGGCGCGTCACTGCTCGACAAACTGCTCGACGGGTCCGCGCTTGACGCGGACGCCACCGGCGATGGCGGTCTGACGGCGGAGCTGGGAGGTTCGTCATCGCTTACCTCGCTGCTGTCGTCGTCGCAGAACGCCGCCGACGCGCTGCGCTACGGCATCCTGAAAGACGCCGGCACTGCCGACGCGGCCGACCTCGACGTGCTCAAGGCGGCGCTGAATGGCACCAGTGGCCGGTCCGCAGCTCGCGCGGGTGACGAGCACGCGCACCTGAATGAAGTGATCGGCCGGATTGTGGCTCGTCGCGGCGCATCGGTTGACCAACTGAAGGCGCGTGGCGACAACGAAGCCGCTGAGGTGCGGGCCGCGCTCGACGCGCTCCTCGCGCAGGCGGGCACACCGGCTGGCCTGCACCTGGCGGCGGGCGCCGACAACGCCGCACTGGCCGCGGCGGCGACCGCATTGGCAAGTGCAAAGAGTGCTTCGGCTGCCGATGTCACCACGCCGGTGCGCGAGATCGACGCGCTGGCGCCGGAACTTCGCCAGAAACTGGCGCGCGTGATTGAGCGCATGAAGAACGAATACGGACATGATGTCGATGTGGTGGAGACGGCGCGTTCGCAGGAACGCCAGGACTTCCTGTACGAGCAGGGTCGCACACGACCGGGTGCCGTTGTCACCTGGACACGGGACTCGGCGCACACCCGTGGAGACGCGGTGGATGTCATGGTGGACGGCAAGTGGAACAACGCTGACGGGTTTGCACGATTGCAGCGAATCGCCCGCGAGGAGGGACTGCGCACGCTGGGCGTTCGCGATCCCGGACACCTTGAGATCGCCTCGCGTATGAACGAGGGTAGCGCCGTCGGCAGCGTCACTCGTCGCGAGACGACCGCTACGCCATTGGTCGCCACCGCCGCGATGCACTCGGGCGTCGCCCGCGTGGCCGGAATGGCGGGCGTCGCGGGTATCGCGCGCGTCGCTGGCGCCGGCAGTGCCGGCGGCCTCGATCGGTCGATGTCCGCCAATAGCGAGCTGTCGGCCGCTGCCGCCACCATTGCGGGTGCGACTGGCCCAGCGAGTGATCGCGGTCAGGGCAACGCCTTCGGTCGCGGTGAGCGCGACACCGACGGTCGGCCGCTCAACGATGGTCGCAAACTCGGCGACACCCGTCGCGAATCCCTCGGCGCCGCGGAACCGAGCGCGTTTGGTGCGCTCCAAACCAACACCGTGGTCACCGCCTCGGCGCCTGCCGATGCAAGCGCACCTGCGGTCGCCACGGACTCCGCGTCCCGCGTGGCCGATCTGCAGCAGCTGCGCGACAATGCGCCCGCCGGCTCGGTCTCGCGCATGACGCTCAACATCGACACGGCCGACGGTGGCCAGGATCGCATCACGGTGGACCTGCGTGGCACGAGCGTTGGCACACAGATCAGCACGGACGTCGAGAGCGCCGAACGGCTGCGTATGCGCACGGCGGAGTTGCAGGACGCGCTCGGTCGTCACGGCCTGGACAGCGACAGCGTGCGGATCTCCAGTGCTGCGCGCAGCGAATCGAACGCGGCGGCGCGAGTTGTTGGCAGCGAACAGGAGGGTTTGCGGCTCACATCCGCACAACACGGCGCCGCCAGTGATGGCGCGGCCAATCAGGGGCAGCGCGAGCGCGCCGCCACTGCGCGTGAATGGGATCGACCCGAAACGTCGAAGCAGTCGCGCGACGAGCAGCGGGAATCAGCACGTCAGGGCGCCGGCCAACGTGGCCAGCGCGGTACGCCCAACGGGAGCGCCTCATGA